Proteins from a single region of Bradyrhizobium diazoefficiens:
- the phnE gene encoding phosphonate ABC transporter, permease protein PhnE, with the protein MTLAVAILPEQQLAALNAAYRKAVARKRLRLLAGFAVFLAALIVASIGAEVNLRTFFTYFGNFISYFDRILTLDSGQRVWTNVGEWFWGWHKWLKLLGETLLISYVGTLVGSVFAFALNFFAAENTSPAAWLRFTVRRLLEFARTVPGIVFALIFVIAFGLGPMAGVLAIAIHSTGALGKLFSEIVENADMKPVEGIRSTGASWVSCMRFAILPQVSAGYASYALLRFEINVREASVMGFVGAGGIGQELIVAIRKFYYSDVSAILVTIIVTVFLIDITTGWVRGRLFGKEART; encoded by the coding sequence ATGACGCTCGCCGTTGCGATCCTTCCCGAGCAACAGCTCGCCGCCCTGAATGCCGCCTACCGCAAGGCAGTTGCGCGCAAGCGTCTGCGGCTGCTCGCCGGCTTTGCCGTGTTCCTCGCCGCGCTGATCGTGGCCTCAATCGGCGCCGAAGTGAACCTGCGCACCTTCTTCACCTATTTCGGCAATTTCATCAGCTATTTCGACCGCATCCTTACGCTGGACAGCGGCCAGCGGGTCTGGACCAATGTCGGCGAATGGTTCTGGGGCTGGCACAAATGGCTGAAGCTGCTCGGCGAGACGCTGCTGATCAGCTATGTCGGCACGCTGGTCGGCTCCGTCTTCGCCTTCGCGCTCAATTTCTTCGCGGCTGAGAACACTTCGCCTGCGGCCTGGCTGCGCTTCACGGTGCGGCGCCTGCTCGAATTCGCCCGCACGGTGCCCGGCATCGTTTTCGCGCTGATCTTCGTCATCGCGTTCGGCCTCGGGCCGATGGCGGGCGTGCTCGCGATCGCCATCCACTCCACCGGGGCGCTCGGAAAGCTGTTCTCGGAGATCGTCGAGAACGCCGACATGAAGCCGGTCGAGGGCATCCGTTCGACAGGCGCGAGCTGGGTGTCCTGCATGCGTTTTGCGATTCTGCCGCAGGTCTCGGCCGGCTATGCCAGCTACGCGCTGCTGCGGTTCGAAATCAATGTGCGCGAGGCTTCGGTGATGGGTTTTGTCGGTGCCGGCGGCATCGGGCAGGAGCTGATCGTCGCGATCCGCAAGTTCTACTACTCCGACGTCAGCGCAATTCTCGTGACCATCATCGTCACCGTGTTCCTGATCGACATCACGACCGGCTGGGTGCGCGGCCGCCTGTTCGGCAAGGAGGCGCGGACGTGA
- the phnE gene encoding phosphonate ABC transporter, permease protein PhnE, producing the protein MSKPQEVNSAEIRARYPDVFNRPGSSRLTTPVVLAAALAVFVFGLIDLDFSPSRLISGLSQLGWISMMMIPPDPGSSLPLYLKALGETLSIALLGTTLAALLALPVSLLAARNVVPSIILRFPVRRFLDSIRGVDTLIWALVWINVVGLGPFAGVLAIAVSDFGAFGKLFSEAIEGADQKQVEGIRASGGSALHEIRFGLMPQVLPVIAGQVLYFIESNTRSATIIGIVGAGGIGLQLAEQIRVLEWQKVSFLILMILVAVAAIDFISGKLRFAIIGRRAVA; encoded by the coding sequence GTGAGCAAGCCGCAGGAAGTCAATTCCGCGGAAATCCGCGCCCGCTATCCCGATGTATTCAACCGGCCGGGGTCGTCGCGCCTGACGACGCCCGTGGTGCTCGCCGCCGCGCTCGCGGTGTTCGTTTTCGGCCTCATCGATCTCGACTTTTCGCCGTCGCGGCTGATCTCGGGGCTGAGCCAGCTTGGCTGGATCAGCATGATGATGATCCCGCCCGATCCCGGCTCGTCGCTGCCGCTTTATCTGAAGGCGCTCGGCGAAACGCTCTCGATCGCTTTGCTCGGCACCACGCTGGCCGCATTGTTGGCACTCCCGGTCAGCCTGCTGGCGGCGCGCAATGTCGTGCCGTCGATCATCCTGCGCTTTCCCGTGCGCCGCTTCCTCGATTCGATCCGCGGTGTCGATACGCTGATCTGGGCGCTGGTGTGGATCAACGTGGTCGGGCTCGGCCCGTTCGCCGGCGTGCTCGCCATCGCGGTGTCGGATTTCGGTGCCTTCGGAAAGCTGTTCTCGGAGGCGATCGAAGGCGCCGATCAGAAGCAGGTCGAAGGCATCCGCGCTTCCGGTGGCAGCGCGCTGCACGAGATCCGCTTTGGCCTGATGCCGCAAGTGTTGCCTGTCATTGCTGGCCAGGTGCTCTATTTCATCGAGTCCAACACGCGCTCGGCCACCATCATCGGCATCGTCGGCGCCGGCGGCATCGGCCTCCAGCTCGCCGAGCAGATCCGCGTGCTGGAATGGCAGAAGGTGTCGTTCCTGATCCTGATGATCTTGGTCGCAGTCGCGGCGATCGATTTCATCTCGGGCAAGCTGCGGTTTGCCATCATCGGGCGAAGGGCTGTGGCCTGA
- the phnF gene encoding phosphonate metabolism transcriptional regulator PhnF, with protein MNMQDTASSGVALWRLVADGIERGIADGRFAAGDKLPGEMEIAETYRVNRHTVRRALAALAERGIVRAERGSGTYVEAQKLAYPLRSRTRFSEIVGADGREPQGRLIEASEDVATRELARELGLKSGAPLVRIEAIRLADRTPICVSTTWLSAVLFPGAGEVFAATRSMTKMLEHYGTRDYRRGATRITAGIVDATDAARLDLPLGRPILVVDATDLDLEGKPLVTKHSRFAAERVEFLVEP; from the coding sequence ATGAATATGCAGGACACCGCCTCTTCAGGCGTCGCGCTGTGGCGCCTCGTTGCCGACGGCATCGAGCGCGGCATCGCCGACGGCCGCTTTGCCGCTGGCGACAAATTGCCGGGCGAGATGGAGATCGCCGAAACCTATCGGGTCAATCGCCATACCGTGCGGCGCGCGCTGGCGGCGCTTGCGGAGCGCGGCATCGTTCGCGCGGAGCGCGGCAGCGGAACCTATGTCGAGGCGCAGAAGCTCGCCTATCCGCTGCGCTCGCGCACGCGCTTCTCCGAGATCGTCGGGGCCGATGGCCGCGAGCCGCAGGGCCGGTTGATCGAGGCGTCAGAAGATGTCGCGACTCGCGAGCTGGCGCGAGAACTGGGATTGAAGAGCGGCGCACCGCTGGTCCGGATCGAGGCCATTCGCCTCGCCGACCGCACGCCGATCTGCGTCTCCACCACCTGGCTGTCGGCGGTATTATTTCCGGGGGCGGGCGAAGTGTTTGCCGCGACGCGCTCGATGACGAAGATGCTCGAGCATTACGGAACTCGCGACTACCGCCGCGGCGCCACCCGGATCACGGCCGGCATCGTCGATGCCACCGACGCCGCGCGGCTCGATCTGCCGCTCGGGCGACCGATCCTCGTGGTCGATGCGACGGACCTCGATCTCGAAGGCAAGCCGCTGGTGACCAAGCATTCGCGCTTCGCAGCGGAGCGGGTGGAGTTTTTGGTCGAGCCGTAG